gacgttcattaatataaaatagtcacGCTCTAAAGCTTTAACACTTCTCCACATCAGGCTGGATTCGGACGATTCTCATTCTGGATCAGCGCTGTTGaacaaaacatcttttcctacaGTATATGAGATTGTGTTTAGCTCTGGGGATTAGAATGTAATCAGCCTGTTAGCTTTAGCTGACGTTAAtatttgtctgtgtttcagctttGCCTCCAGACGACATAAGCCAGATTGTTAttaaagaggagcagcaggagtgtagctccagtgtggacaagcaggagccagagccccccccacacattaaagaggaacaggaggaactgtggagcagtcaggagggagagcagcttcaagggctggaggaggctgaaatcaccaagttcccattcactcttgttcctgtgaagagtgaagatgatgaagaggaaggtaGGAACAACGGtaacagggtttttttttggggggggggaacggAAACAAGCTGCAAAATACAAGGTAGGTGATCTAGAGAACCTCGAGGAGTAACATGGATGCATTCATTTATATAACTTTGTGTTTATGAACATAGACACgtctttttttttgggagggggggcaATCTGTGAAAGTCAAGAGCCTAAAAGTTCTAGAGAAGCTGGTTTATACGGAGTATACAACATGACTGATCAGTTTCTCAAGGATCTATCACTGAAAATGTCTAACTTGTTCTAACTTTCATTAcgttacagtaaaaaaaaaaaatctttgctcTGCAGCTACCGCTGACACACAAATTAATTAGTTTTCTTTTATCTCACTTGAACAGAGCTTCAAACTCAACACgcggaaacagaagctgatggagaggactgtggaggaccagaaccagccaggaactcacatccacttttacaaccagagactgaagaccagactggagactcttctgaacctgagactgatgacagtgctgattggaaggagaccagagaacctcagtcagctttaaactctctgaaacatgattcaagatgtaagaaaacattcagctgctctgagtgtgggaggaGATTTGGCTTCAAGTGTAGTCTGAAGATACATATGAGAACtcatacaggagagaaaccttttagctgctcagtttgtaataaATCGTTTACACAGAGAGGAGATTTACTGAAACACATGagagtccacacaggagaaaaacctttcagctgctctgagtgtgataAAGCTTTCACCGAAAGTGGACACctgaagaaacacatgagaatccacacaggagaaaaacctttctgctgctctgagtgtgataAAGCTTTCACCGAAAGTGGACACCTGAGGAAACACATGagagtccacacaggagaaaaacctttcagctgctccgAGTGTGATAAATCTTTCACCGAAAGTGGACACCTGAAGAAACACATGatgactcacacaggagaaaaacctttcagctgctctgagtgtggtaaaACATTTGGCCGCAATGAACATCTGAAGACACACATGATGACTCATAGAGGAGAGAGACCTTTTAATTGCTCAGTTTGTGAGAAATCTTTTACTCGGAGTGAACGTTTAAAGatacacatgagaatccacacaggagagaagcctttcagctgctccGAGTGTGACAAAAGATTTAGAAAAAGCCAAGATCTGAAGAGACACATTAAATCTCACACAGAAGCTGAAGCTTTCAGCTGCTCCGAGTGCGGGAAGAGATTTACCCAAAACTCAAATCTGAAaacacacatgagaatccatgCGGGAGACAAACGATTCAGCTGCTCCCTTTGTGGGAAAAGATTTATACAGAAAGGACAATTGACGTACCACATGAATCATCACACAGTGGAGACACTGTCTACTTCCTGCGTTAGTGACGTGACAAAGCAGCCAGAGGCGCCACAGATTAAAGAGGAACAAGAGGAACTGTGGACCAATCAGGAGGTAGAACCGGacactgatgacagtgctgattggaaggagacaaAAGACTCTCAGTCGGCTTTAAACTCTACGAAACGTGTTGAGTGTAATACGGAGAAATCCTCTCGTTCCGTCAATCGCTGCTCTGAGTGCGGGaaacaatttaaacaaaaatctaATCTGAAGAatcacatgagaatccacaagGGGGACAAGCCTTTTGGCTGCTCCGTTTGTGGTAAAAGATTTATACAGAAGGCGCACATGACATACCACATGACACGGCACACGGGAGAGAAAATATTCTGCTGCGGCGTTTGTGACAAGAGATTTATTTGGCCGTATCAGCTCAGAAAGCATAAATGTGTCGGTCAGAGGGAAACAGAAGCAGCCAGGGACTCCCACGCACAGACaattttacaaccagagactgaagacaaagCCGGACAGTCTATCGTAGCGGAGATCGAAGTCAGTTGTGATGACTGGGAGGAGACCGGAGCGCCTGATTGGACGTGCAACGCTGCTGAGAAACAgtttagctgctctgagtgcGGGAAAAGATTTAGTCGCAAGACTCATCTGAAGAGACACACGATGACTCACACGGGAGAGAGACCGTTCAGCTGCTCCGTGTGTCGGAGGTCTTTCACGGAGAGTGGGAacttacacaaacacatggcCGTGCACACGGGAGAGAAGCGGTTCAGCTGTGGGTTTTGCGAGCAAAGATTCACCTGGCACTCTCAGCTCCAAACTCACAAGTGTGATCGTCCTCAGTCGGCACGGCGCCGCCAGAGACCAACCAAACCGAGACGAGCTGGTAGGGAGGACCGCGGTCGATCCAAACCAGCCAGGAAACGATTTCTGTTGCCCCGCCCGAGCGCCGAAGACCTGGTAGCAACCAGTCCACCAAACCACACGACGATAGCGTGCGTTTGTTCCCCCACTCTAATCCAagccacaggagcgtttcatacgTTAGCGCCCCTAGCGTGGCAGTAGCTACGTCCTCaaatctaaaccagagaaggtaacggtcaAGGTTTTAAACCAAAAAATCGGATTCTTAAAATAGCTCTTTATAGAAAAAAGGTCCAAGGCACTCAGCAAGCTGCCCAGTTCTCTTTGCTTTTTAATGTACTTAGATTTTGATATAAAATAACCATTTAAGtctttttcaattttaaataaaggctttttcttttgtaaattTGCAACAAGAGTGTCTTGGGCCTTTTCCCTTCCAAAGAGCATCTTCATGATTTGTTTAAACTTGTGAGCActctggacttttttttctttataaaaatgGATCTTTGTTGATCTTTGTCCTCTGATCCGcccccacaggagcgtttcataaattaacGCCCCTAGTACGGCTAACTGAGCTTACTTAGCGAACGGCAGCTAACTACAACTAAGTAGTAACTTTAGTAACAAGTAAAGCCATCTGTAACTCTGTATAAACTCTGTAAATCACAtcacagactgatctcatgaagtggcgtatgtatgacgccaattcgtatgccgaTATTGGCGTGTTATGAAGACGTATACtcgcgtgtttatcaacgccgtttgtcctccattgacttacattaccatGCGATTGCATGTGAGTTTACGCCGTCACGT
Above is a window of Sander vitreus isolate 19-12246 chromosome 14, sanVit1, whole genome shotgun sequence DNA encoding:
- the LOC144528554 gene encoding uncharacterized protein LOC144528554 isoform X2; translation: MESRGPPTVGVVLQQHHIGVSRLALPPDDISQIVIKEEQQECSSSVDKQEPEPPPHIKEEQEELWSSQEGEQLQGLEEAEITKFPFTLVPVKSEDDEEEELQTQHAETEADGEDCGGPEPARNSHPLLQPETEDQTGDSSEPETDDSADWKETREPQSALNSLKHDSRCKKTFSCSECGRRFGFKCSLKIHMRTHTGEKPFSCSVCNKSFTQRGDLLKHMRVHTGEKPFSCSECDKAFTESGHLKKHMRIHTGEKPFCCSECDKAFTESGHLRKHMRVHTGEKPFSCSECDKSFTESGHLKKHMMTHTGEKPFSCSECGKTFGRNEHLKTHMMTHRGERPFNCSVCEKSFTRSERLKIHMRIHTGEKPFSCSECDKRFRKSQDLKRHIKSHTEAEAFSCSECGKRFTQNSNLKTHMRIHAGDKRFSCSLCGKRFIQKGQLTYHMNHHTVETLSTSCVSDVTKQPEAPQIKEEQEELWTNQEVEPDTDDSADWKETKDSQSALNSTKRVECNTEKSSRSVNRCSECGKQFKQKSNLKNHMRIHKGDKPFGCSVCGKRFIQKAHMTYHMTRHTGEKIFCCGVCDKRFIWPYQLRKHKCVGQRETEAARDSHAQTILQPETEDKAGQSIVAEIEVSCDDWEETGAPDWTCNAAEKQFSCSECGKRFSRKTHLKRHTMTHTGERPFSCSVCRRSFTESGNLHKHMAVHTGEKRFSCGFCEQRFTWHSQLQTHKCDRPQSARRRQRPTKPRRAGREDRGRSKPARKRFLLPRPSAEDLVATSPPNHTTIACVCSPTLIQATGAFHTLAPLAWQ